TTAGGCTATGCTCGACTAAACTGCGGTTGTCCCCAAGAGACGCGTTCATCAATTGTTAATTGTAGATAGTTAGGCCTAGGATAAGTTAGGCGTTTTTGGTTCTATTGGTAATTTTTTGTATTTGGGTGAAGCATCTAGAGCAGGGTTGGCCTGGTGGCTACTCACGTGCCCACCCTGGTCAGGttttttagttaaaaaaaaacgtgTGGGTTTAAAAAAAATGCTTTAATATGGGCCAATTTAGTTACCGGTAGTATTTCTATTTAAAATTAAACTTTCATttgtttatttattaattaaatagATACAACCCCACGGGTTGAGAAAACCCAGATTTTTTGCCAAACCAGATTTAGAGATGCGAACTGAACACTATTCAGTGAAGGAGTATATGCACCTAGCGATGTATCCcatttctcagtgtatatacacgagTCAGTAAGGTATATACGTTGGTCAGTTGGGTATTGTAGTGGCCTTAATAAACCTCCCACGATTGATAGGACTTAAAACATCAAACCATACCTTGACAACATATGTTTATAAAGAGATTTGCTTAGTTTTCTAGAGGCTAGGCTGATGTAGCGAGCACGACAGTGACTAAATGTGTCATATTTTGACGATGCAATACACTAAATCTGTAAGCTTTATTTGTAGAAGTCCGATTCCTGGACTAGCGAGCATCAGTATGGAAACGTTCAATAGGATAAGGAAGGCCTGTTGGCCTCAAATTATTGAGGCCACTGAACGTGAATTTATAGTAGCCATGAACCCTATGATGTAGGGTGATGCGTTATTACTAATAATGTGTGTATGATTTGTGTCCTCTTTAGCAGTATTGCTCCTAATAATTGTGTCAAGCTTGTTAGGGTGTTAGACCATTATATTTTATTGTGGAACACTCTAGGGTTGGTTTATGACTTGAATGTCGATATAAGAGTCCCTCAGTATTTTTACCTTCTATAGCTTTACTGTCGACCATGTTTGAAGtcgataatatttattataattgtATTTATGTAAATCTTTTATAATGGGAGCCGTTGCATGAGTGTTGATGTGGAGGGCGTTCCTGGAGAAGGGGATTCTACTTTGAGTATTAGTTAGCAGTGAGAAATTCACACTGGAGACGGAATCTACAATGAACGTTGGAGTAGATTGTGAGGGATTCTCCCTGGAGGGTTCTGCCATGAATGTTTTTGTACAGGgcggagggttcttcctggagatGGGAGCCCTGGACGGGGAAGACAAGAGCAACACTCTCTACTTCGAGAAGTACCGCGGCTGGTCAGGCCTCTTGATCGAGCCGGACCCCAAACTCTTTAGGACGCTCTCCGGCCTTAACAGGAAGGCTTACTCCATTAACGCTGCAGTCTCTCTTACCAATGTCTCCGCCCTTGCCACCTTCAGGTACGTCTCCACAGCTTTATTGTATTACTTATGTTCTGTGAATATTCATAATGCTGTTCACGGTTGATTTCCTGCTCTTAAATTGTTACTTCTTATTGCTGCTTGTGCTGTTCTTATTGCGTTTAGTTTAGGAGTGGGAAACCGTTGTAAGAGGAGAGCTCCAGGGCTCCGTCCAGGGACTTTTGTCGTTCATCATATATATAAACGATATAGACAGGGGTGAATAGCATTAACTTCTATAAGATGTAGATAGGCTTTTAAAATTGTACGAAATATTGGCGGATGTACTTTAATGGTGACAAATTTAAGGTTCCGATCCTAGATAATGATGATAATTACCGGATATCAAGTTGGACAATGTTAAAATTTCCAAATTTGAACACTAAAAAGATTTTGGAGTTACGATAAGTCTGGATCTTAAACAAAACGATCAGTatttgtactatatatatatatatattatatatatatatatatatatatatatatatatatatatatatatatatatatatatatatatatatgtcgtacctagtagccagaacgcatttctcggcctactatgcaaggcccgatttgcctaataagccaagttttcctgaattaatatattttctctatttttttttattatgaaatgataaagctacccatttcattatgtatgaggtcaatttttttttattggagttaaaattaacgtagatatatgaccgaacctaaccaaccctacctaacctaagctaacctatctttataggttaggttaggttaggtagccgaaaaagttaggttaggtccaaCTTGATATCCGGTAATTATCATCATTATCTAGGATCGGAACCTTAAATTTGTCACCATTAAAGTACATCCGCCAATATTTCGTACAATTTTAAAAGCCTATCTACATCTTATAGAAGTTAATGCTATTCACCCCTGTCAATATCGTTTATATATATGATGAACGACAAAAGTCCCTGGACGGAGCCCTGGAGCTCTCCTCTTACAATGTCGGACATgtgtactcatgtcagaagactttacctttaaagaacacagtaatgtagccatcacaactgcaagaaaaatgacaggttggataacaagaacctttcacaccagagatgctataccaatgatgatacttttcaagacgcaatTGCTCTCTAGAGCgggatactgctgcacaatgacagcccctttcaaagctggagaaattgctgacctggagagcgtgcacattctttactgctagaatccactcagtaaaacatctaaactactgggaccgactaaggaGCCAAAATCTGTActtccttgagcgcaggcgggagagatacataataatttacacgtggaaaatattagtggggctggtcccaaacctgcacacagaaataacatcacataagaccagaagacatggcaggatgtacagaatacccccgttgaaaagcagaggtgcaacaggtactcagagagagaactctatcaacatcaatggcccgagattgttcaacttgcttccactacacataaggggcataactggccgacccctcacagtattcaagagcgatcttgacaaacacctccaaaggatatctgatcaaccaggctgtgcctcatacgtcaggctgcgaactgccgcgtccaacagcctggttgaccagtctagcaacgaggacgcctggtcgacgaccgagccgcggagtcgctaagccccgaaatcatctctatgtATGCATTTATTAGAGAGTCTAGAAGCTAGGGAACACTGCGAGATCGTTCTCGACCCAAGGTTAGTAAGTACTGTCATAGACAACCTCGTAGCGCTTCATAGCTATTAAACTTTTTATTAAATGCTAACTATGGCACCATGatttaggaaagatgtacaggtttcgtaagtgaacaCTTCCGAAACATCATTGGTTTGATGAATTCTTATTCTGGTTATAAATCAATTGATGGAGCTTATTCCAAGGAAAACTAGTAGGGTTAGCTATATAATAGGGTAAGCTCATGGATAAGCTAGATGAAAGATCTAATCCTGCTTACAAATTAGACCTCTCCTTCTCTTGTATCAATCTGTAAAAAATAGCTTAGGATTGCCTTGTATCCCAGAGCCTTAAAACACCCTAAAGTCCAGTCCAGATCCACAGGAAGCCCCTGTTCTTCTATATAACTGAGTTTCAGGATTCCTCGTTACCCCCCCAGGCCTGCACGGGGCGAGGGGCGCATCTGGGAGAACTCGAAGAAGGGCATCACCGTTCAGTGCTTCCCCCTCTACACCATGCTCCTCGCCCTCACTGTCCGCCAGATCGACTTCTTCTCTCTCGACATCGAAGGCCACGAGATGAAGGTAACTGAACCCCCATCCCCCCCTTGTGCTTGTTGTCATACACCGGTGCTAAACAAACCGTCCTCCCCATCACTGAGAGAGGTGTTCCTCTCCATCACCATATGTTGTTAAACGTTTtttgaaagcatatatatatttttggaggtttgagcaaaaaccaaaaagtttttttttaattttatttagttttatttgatttgattttaccTCGCTAACAATAATAATTGTGATACAAAACGTGTAGGAAGTAAATGCCTTAATATTTACAtgatataacaatatgaaatTCGTAATAAACATGAATCGTAAGTTGAAACAAACGTTGAATAACAGTGGATAAAATAAAAGAGTCTAGGCTTGTAGTGTAAAATAGGAGTTGCCAATTACTTCCAAAAGGAGGCGTATATAGGAATAACACAGGGGCGTAGGCCCAGCTAAGGAAGTTGAGATTTGATATAAGTGAAGACCAGAAGACATAATAGTAAGGTGGGTTTCACGATGGGGTGTTCCGgcagagcctcccccccccctccctaaaaGTAGGGAAAATGATACCTGGAAGACCCTGAACACGGGGAGGGCGAGCGTTCGAAAAAGCAGGTGTAAATAGCGCAGAGTGGACGAGCTGAACTGCAgtccttgattgattgattgattgatacagattaagccacccaaaaggtgacacgaACATGTATAGCCCATaaatggaggctctttggagccattaccagtaccaataaCTGATACTGGAGGTCTGTGGATGGATAGGGTCTTCATGGTCGTGCAGCccttgggttgttgttgttatagattcagctactgggaacaaaaaattccaagtagcacgggctatggtgagcccttagtggacttacctggcacagaaaggGGACTGTAACTTGAGCCCTTGggttcttgttgttgtttaagattcgctactcagaacaataagttccagtagcacgggctatggtgagcccataagtggaggctctttggagccattatctgtatcagtggctgatactagagatgtggcgatggatgggagtcttcatgatggttttcagcctggagggctggctataccagttatggagctagtgggattagtgtagacctctaggttttccgttttttctttgcctgggactttggctgagcagtgttgtcgttggagtttggCGACGTGGCCTCcacgaggaagtcttgaaccgtgtaggtgtcgtactTGTGATGCggtggtggagctcctactatgatttcctcgcctgaggagtccgtaacctccgtagtgggcgtttttgtctttcgcctcgcagccttaggtaggcttaggtgtagttgattggtggttgtagctatttcaggagcgctggtagTGCTTTTATCGTTTGTAGAtaacacgtctgctagcgcggctgctgagatagtgatggaaggagtgttgggagctggagaaggaattacctctgtttgtgtcgcccgggtcatgggcggttctggagtcggtgttgaagttgaccgcatggtcgtcctggtggtagtctccggagtggtagaggaggcagtgagatttacgctagtggctatgatgggggccaggccattgtctatgtataatgtgtttagttcactgacaaagcgctggttgtctggtcctgctagcctttccgctagtctaataagaccaggagcccttggattgattgatgaagattaagccacccaaaaggtggcacaggcatgaaaagcccgtaaatggtggcccttttgagccattaccagtatcaagagctgatactggagatctgtggaggtgcgactgcaccctgcgtgacgggagatgtctcccgtgagcccttggttgattgattgatgaagattaagccacccaagaggtggcacgggcatgaatagcccgtaagtggtggcccttttgagccattaccagtatcaaaagatgatactggagatctgtggaggcgcaactgcaccctgcatgacgggagatgtctcccggaccaaatggtgaccaaatggtgtgccCTTGGGTATGGTAGGACCTTATATACCCACCCAGGTCAAGTAGGGGGACCCCCTTCTCGTTATTTATCCATTGGGGGATTTTGACATTCCTGCAGGTAATGAAGGTTCTGCCCCACAGGAGATGACAGCCCTTCCCCTCCTTCCTGCAGGTGATGAAGGCCCTGCCCTGGGAGAAGGTGAAGGTGCGGGTGATGTGTATCGAGATGAACCACGTCCCTGGAGGAGTGAAGGCCGTGATAGAGTTCGTGGAGAGTCGCGGCTACACCTTCCTCGGCACCCGGAAAATCGACGCCTGGTTCGGTTTGAGGGAGCTCCTTCAGGAGACCATGGATCTCGACAAGTACCTCCAGCAGCACAAGATTGACACACTCAGGTTAAAGCTTCTCAGTCAGACATACACACAGTATCAAACCAGTggggggctggtggctgagtggacagcgctctagactcatggacttagggaccggggttcgatccccggcaccaGCGAAAATATatgggcagtttccttcaccctgatgcccctgttacctagcagtaaataggtacctgggagttaagacagctactacgggctgcttcctgggtgtgtgtgaaaaaaattaattagtagttagtaacagttgattgattgacagttgagaggctggccgaaagagcagagctcaaaccccacAAGCACGACTAGATGAATACAGAGACAGTAAGACATAGCACAATTACAAAGAAGGCAGAAAATGTGATAAGGTTCCAAAGTAAGTCATCCAAGACACACTTATTACATTTTAAGACTATGAGCCATCCCAATGAAAGAGCTTCACGGGAGTGCCTCTGTGGACAGTAGGTAACAAACATGTACAatcgaacgtgtgtgtgtgtttatacactCTGTTTGTATATACATCAGTTGCGCGAGGCATCAGTCCAGCGCTTGATCAGGACCAGCTAGTCCTGCAGCTCACGATGGACTCGCTCACGTCTCAGTACCAGCCAAGTCAACAGTGAACGCCTGTTGGCCTTCGATGTCCACCTTCTTGATACTTGAGCTCCTGTCGACTCTTGCGGCTTCAACATTAAAATTGACTGTGACAATTGAAGTTGAAGTCGACAGTGACTTTAGTATGAAAGAGACTTTAGCGTCGAAGTTGATAGCGACTTTAGCGTTGAATTCGCCAGCGACTTTACCGTTAAATTCCCCAGTGACTAGCGTTGAAGTCAACATCGATTTTAGCACAAAAGTATCTGATAACAAAAGAACATGATAACAGGAGGACTGCACGAGGCACTATTGCACACAGGACCAATACACCAATAACAAGTCGCTGATCTATGAAGTCAAACAAATTAATGTTATTTTTATTGTTAGACTTGTACAAAAAATTTTTTTGTTGTTGTCATATTGTACTTATGTAACATATTACCCTTTTATAAGTGTT
Above is a window of Procambarus clarkii isolate CNS0578487 chromosome 11, FALCON_Pclarkii_2.0, whole genome shotgun sequence DNA encoding:
- the LOC123758370 gene encoding protein Star, whose amino-acid sequence is MMRVSGSCWSWLKKQVGLVCVAGLLAVLLLYLSTRSTYRESFLMKDQTSHAVRQLTNKTFAGLEQDDPALVSYVRQLIIPPSTKAYNLTNPTKVHFSQYDQSAFAENTFINGMGGGFFLEMGALDGEDKSNTLYFEKYRGWSGLLIEPDPKLFRTLSGLNRKAYSINAAVSLTNVSALATFRPARGEGRIWENSKKGITVQCFPLYTMLLALTVRQIDFFSLDIEGHEMKVMKALPWEKVKVRVMCIEMNHVPGGVKAVIEFVESRGYTFLGTRKIDAWFGLRELLQETMDLDKYLQQHKIDTLRLKLLSQTYTQYQTSGGLVAEWTAL